A stretch of Cucumis sativus cultivar 9930 chromosome 2, Cucumber_9930_V3, whole genome shotgun sequence DNA encodes these proteins:
- the LOC101218254 gene encoding protein SUPPRESSOR OF MAX2 1 — protein sequence MRAGLSTIQQTLTPEAASVLNHSIAEAGRRNHGQTTPLHVAATLLSSPTGFLRQACIKSHPNSSHPLQCRALELCFSVALERLPTAQNASPGAEPPISNALMAALKRAQAHQRRGCPEQQQQPLLAVKVELEQLIISILDDPSVSRVMREASFSSPAVKATIEQSMNSPAPASSSPIGGLGFRPSPVGPPRNLYLNPRLQQQGSVAPPVQQRGEEVRKVFDILLRSKKRNPVLVGESEPEAVVKELLRRIENRELGDGTLGNVQVIHFDKEICSSDRLQIGGRLKELGDLVESRMEKLNGSGGIILDMGDLKWLVHQPPATGGGSGSGTVQQQVVSEGGRAAVMEMGKLLAKYGNGGGSRLWLIGTATCETYLRCQVYHASMENDWDLQAVPIAARAPLPGLFPRLGTTGILNSPVESLSSIKGFPTISTIPMRPLMHENLDSSRKSSCCSQCMQNYERELEKFVANELDKPSSVTKPEGAKASALPPWLQNAKAQDEDAKKHETTDNLDKELMRKQKAQELQKKWQDTCLRLHPNFHNLNKFGLERTAPVSLPLTGLYSPNLLGHQPSQPKLQLNKGFGETLQLKTNPLLASKPSEKVASILRPGSPVRTELALGRKNDSEILAEETHKERVKDLLGCISSGPENKVCELRSSKFIETSDIDSYKRLLKGILEKVWWQQEAASALATSVTQFKLGNGKRRGTVPKGDMWLLFLGPDRVGKKKMATALAELVSGSNPITICLGSKRKSDGESEISIRGRTVLDRISEAIRRNRFSVIVLDDFDESDLLVRGSIRRAMERGRFTDSHGREISLGNIIFILTATWIPDDMKHLSNGNMLEEEKFAGLARRTWQLKLSVSEQTVKRRAEWAQGEERCLKPRLESGSAIAFDLNECADAEDEKTDGSLNSSDVTTDHETEHGLNTRQLSFTTASASREMLNTVDDAIVFKPVDFSPIKHSITSSIKKKFSSIVGEKMSLELQENAVEKITSGVWLGNTNVEEWTENFLVPSLKELKARLPTANAFESMVVKLESDADLGCRSSEGQLPCSIKVIVGEKL from the exons ATGAGAGCTGGGTTAAGTACGATTCAGCAAACTCTTACGCCGGAGGCGGCGAGTGTGCTGAATCATTCCATAGCTGAAGCTGGTCGCCGGAATCATGGACAAACGACGCCGCTTCATGTGGCGGCAACGCTTCTTTCTTCGCCGACTGGGTTTCTCCGGCAAGCTTGTATCAAATCGCACCCAAATTCTTCTCATCCCCTTCAGTGTCGAGCTCTCGAACTCTGTTTTAGCGTTGCCCTCGAGCGGCTTCCGACGGCTCAAAACGCGAGTCCCGGAGCTGAGCCGCCCATTTCCAACGCGCTTATGGCTGCCCTTAAGCGCGCCCAAGCTCACCAACGCCGTGGTTGCCCGGAGCAACAGCAGCAGCCGCTCTTAGCCGTCAAAGTTGAGCTTGAACAGTTGATTATCTCGATTCTTGATGACCCAAGTGTGAGCCGTGTTATGAGAGAGGCTAGTTTCTCTAGCCCTGCTGTTAAGGCTACCATTGAACAATCCATGAATTCGCCAGCCCCCGCGAGTTCTTCGCCGATTGGGGGATTGGGGTTTCGACCTTCTCCGGTTGGACCGCCGAGGAATTTGTACTTGAATCCACGGTTGCAGCAGCAGGGGAGCGTCGCCCCACCCGTGCAGCAGCGTGGGGAGGAAGTCCGGAAGGTGTTTGATATATTGCTTCGATCGAAAAAGAGGAATCCGGTGCTCGTTGGGGAGTCGGAACCGGAGGCTGTGGTGAAGGAATTGTTGAGGAGGATTGAGAATAGAGAATTGGGGGATGGGACACTGGGTAATGTTCAAGTGATTCATTTTGACAAGGAGATTTGTTCTTCTGATAGGTTGCAGATTGGTGGTAGGCTTAAGGAATTGGGAGATTTGGTGGAGAGTAGAATGGAGAAATTGAATGGTAGTGGAGGAATTATTCTTGATATGGGTGATTTGAAATGGCTGGTTCATCAGCCCCCTGCAACCGGTGGTGGTTCGGGCTCAGGCACGGTGCAGCAGCAGGTTGTTTCCGAAGGTGGGCGTGCTGCGGTGATGGAGATGGGGAAGCTTCTTGCCAAGTATGGCAATGGTGGTGGTAGTCGGCTTTGGTTGATTGGTACTGCAACTTGTGAGACGTATTTAAGATGTCAAGTTTATCATGCTTCCATGGAGAATGATTGGGACTTGCAGGCTGTGCCTATTGCTGCCCGAGCGCCTCTTCCTGGATTGTTTCCGAG GCTTGGTACCACTGGGATCCTTAATAGCCCAGTTGAATCATTATCCTCGATCAAGGGATTTCCGACTATTTCCACCATTCCGATGCGGCCACTGATGCATGAGAACCTGGATTCTTCTCGGAAATCAAGTTGTTGCTCCCAATGTATGCAAAATTATGAACGGGAATTGGAAAAGTTTGTGGCCAATGAGTTGGACAAACCATCTTCTGTAACTAAACCGGAAGGAGCCAAAGCATCTGCTCTCCCTCCATGGCTGCAGAATGCGAAGGCACAAGATGAAGatgcaaagaaacatgaaacaaCCGAT AATTTGGATAAAGAACTGATGCGAAAGCAAAAGGCTCAAGAACTACAGAAGAAATGGCAGGATACATGCTTGCGTCTTCATCCTAATTTCCATAATCTGAACAAGTTCGGTTTGGAGAGAACTGCACCAGTGTCTCTTCCTTTAACGGGTTTGTATAGTCCAAACTTGCTCGGGCATCAACCTTCCCAACCTAAGCTACAACTCAATAAAGGATTTGGTGAAACCCTGCaactaaaaacaaatccaCTTCTGGCCAGCAAACCATCTGAAAAGGTTGCATCGATTTTGCGACCAGGTAGCCCTGTGAGGACAGAGTTGGCTCTTGGACGAAAGAATGACAGTGAGATCTTGGCTGAGGAAACACATAAAGAGCGCGTGAAGGATTTGCTGGGTTGCATATCTTCTGGACCTGAGAACAAAGTCTGCGAACTGCGTAGTAGTAAATTTATCGAGACATCGGATATCGACTCGTACAAGAGGCTCTTGAAAGGTATACTAGAGAAGGTATGGTGGCAGCAAGAAGCAGCATCTGCTTTGGCTACAAGTGTGACTCAGTTCAAATTGGGAAACGGAAAACGACGAGGAACGGTTCCAAAAGGAGACATGTGGCTCTTGTTCTTGGGTCCCGACCGGgttggaaagaagaagatggcaaCTGCTCTTGCAGAGTTGGTATCTGGATCCAATCCTATAACCATTTGTCTTGGCTCGAAACGCAAAAGTGATGGAGAATCAGAGATCAGTATTCGTGGTAGAACCGTGTTAGACAGAATATCAGAGGCCATTAGAAGAAACCGATTTTCTGTCATTGTGCTTGATGATTTCGATGAATCCGATCTATTGGTCCGTGGAAGCATAAGAAGGGCTATGGAGAGAGGTCGGTTCACGGATTCTCATGGCCGTGAAATCAGTCTTGGTAATATCATCTTCATCCTTACAGCAACCTGGATACCAGATGATATGAAACACTTGTCAAACGGGAATATGCTCGAGGAAGAGAAGTTTGCTGGTTTAGCAAGAAGAACTTGGCAATTGAAATTATCCGTTAGCGAGCAAACAGTTAAACGTCGAGCTGAATGGGCACAAGGTGAAGAACGGTGTTTGAAACCCAGATTAGAATCTGGTTCAGCCATAGCGTTTGATCTTAACGAATGTGCGGATGCAGAGGATGAGAAGACAGATGGATCATTGAATTCCAGTGACGTAACGACCGATCACGAAACCGAGCACGGGCTCAACACTCGACAGTTATCATTCACAACTGCATCAGCATCACGTGAGATGTTGAATACAGTAGACGATGCAATTGTCTTCAAACCAGTGGACTTCTCTCCAATCAAGCACAGCATCACAAGCTCCATCAAAAAGAAGTTTTCATCCATTGTTGGAGAAAAGATGTCACTTGAATTACAGGAGAATGCTGTTGAGAAGATCACAAGTGGGGTATGGCTTGGGAACACAAATGTAGAAGAATGGACAGAGAATTTTCTGGTTCCGAGCTTGAAAGAGCTCAAAGCTCGTCTTCCAACTGCCAACGCCTTTGAGTCCATGGTGGTTAAGCTCGAGTCTGATGCTGACTTGGGTTGTCGGAGCTCAGAAGGTCAGCTGCCTTGTAGCATCAAGGTGATTGTAGGGGAAAAACTGTGA